Proteins from one Drosophila gunungcola strain Sukarami chromosome 2R unlocalized genomic scaffold, Dgunungcola_SK_2 000012F, whole genome shotgun sequence genomic window:
- the LOC128255918 gene encoding G protein pathway suppressor 2 isoform X2, protein MPPASAVNNSNAAAQAAKAERAEKLRGALKGFIVSDRQRRQEEFEAQCEEQRLRQEREEVERQNQEALEDTRDQITRLDEQLADLHSQKHQLTVQLKKVLNEDETRKKLAKENELFAIQQAAASGPVFLPPLRLQHQHHPLMQKPTAGGQPGKRGRSPSPPSQQQQAYYKSAASYAQQKTTAQYPGTNTVFYQTAPAPPTTSIYNYNLPLRQAYHVELPSATVSKPPDSQSPKAPSQGQPMQVLHINLDQPAISQADLVAQAGGSISVKTSQPQVTMEKLPDRYHIEVKHDGQPPSHVPPPPHLLSEGVIYKPLLSELSLHPNVLQISSSQFPPQNPKVAGSITQGYAPGRGGSAHEQQLARQQLAMLPGQPGAPSGSVSGSAQPPPGQQMHYTRRLY, encoded by the exons ATGCCGCCAGCATCAGCGGTGAACAACAGCAACGCGGCCGCCCAGGCGGCAAAGGCCGAACGGGCGGAGAAGCTGCGAGGAGCCCTGAAGGGTTTCATCGTCTCGGACCGTCAGCGACGCCAGGAGGAGTTCGAGGCGCAGTGTGAGGAGCAGAGGCTGCGCCAGGAGCGGGAGGAGGTGGAGCGCCAGAACCAGGAGGCGTTGGAGGACACACGTGACCAGATCACCCGCCTGGACGAGCAACTGGCCGATCTGCACAGCCAGAAGCACCAGCTCACCGTCCAGCTGAAGAAGGTGCTCAACGAGGATGAGACCCGCAAGAAGCTGGCCAAGGAGAACGAGCTGTTCGCCATCCAGCAGGCGGCGGCCAGTGGCCCGGTCTTCCTGCCGCCCCTGCGCctccagcaccagcaccacccgTTGATGCAGAAG CCCACCGCCGGTGGACAGCCAGGAAAACGGGGCAGGAGTCCGTCGCCGCcgagccagcagcagcaggcttACTACAAGAGCGCGGCCAGCTACGCCCAGCAGA AGACCACGGCACAGTATCCGGGCACAAACACGGTATTCTACCAGACGGCCCCCGCTCCGCCGACGACGTCCATCTACAACTACAACCTTCCCTTGCGCCAGGCATACCACGTGGAGCTGCCCAGCGCCACGGTCAGCAAGCCACCGGACTCACAGTCGCCCAAGGCGCCGTCGCAAGGCCAGCCGATGCAGGTGCTCCACATCAATCTCGACCAGCCGGCCATCTCGCAGGCCGACCTGGTGGCCCAAGCCGGCGGCAGCATTTCCGTGAAGACCTCCCAGCCGCAGGTGACCATGGAGAAGCTGCCCGACCGCTACCACATCGAGGTCAAGCACGACGGCCAGCCACCGAGCCACGTTCCACCTCCGCCGCACCTGCTGTCGGAGGGCGTCATCTACAAGCCGCTGCTCAGCGAACTCTCGCTGCATCCCAACGTCCTGCAGATAAGCAGCAGCCAG TTTCCTCCACAGAATCCCAAGGTGGCGGGAAGCATCACACAGGGCTATGCACCCGGACGGGGTGGATCCGCCCACGAACAGCAGCTGGCGCGGCAGCAGTTGGCCA
- the LOC128255918 gene encoding G protein pathway suppressor 2 isoform X3 — MPPASAVNNSNAAAQAAKAERAEKLRGALKGFIVSDRQRRQEEFEAQCEEQRLRQEREEVERQNQEALEDTRDQITRLDEQLADLHSQKHQLTVQLKKVLNEDETRKKLAKENELFAIQQAAASGPVFLPPLRLQHQHHPLMQKPTAGGQPGKRGRSPSPPSQQQQAYYKSAASYAQQKHDDYRRAADYARLSWNKTTAQYPGTNTVFYQTAPAPPTTSIYNYNLPLRQAYHVELPSATVSKPPDSQSPKAPSQGQPMQVLHINLDQPAISQADLVAQAGGSISVKTSQPQVTMEKLPDRYHIEVKHDGQPPSHVPPPPHLLSEGVIYKPLLSELSLHPNVLQISSSQFPPQNPKVAGSITQGYAPGRGGSAHEQQLARQQLAMLPGQPGAPSGSVSGSAQPPPGQQMHYTRRLY, encoded by the exons ATGCCGCCAGCATCAGCGGTGAACAACAGCAACGCGGCCGCCCAGGCGGCAAAGGCCGAACGGGCGGAGAAGCTGCGAGGAGCCCTGAAGGGTTTCATCGTCTCGGACCGTCAGCGACGCCAGGAGGAGTTCGAGGCGCAGTGTGAGGAGCAGAGGCTGCGCCAGGAGCGGGAGGAGGTGGAGCGCCAGAACCAGGAGGCGTTGGAGGACACACGTGACCAGATCACCCGCCTGGACGAGCAACTGGCCGATCTGCACAGCCAGAAGCACCAGCTCACCGTCCAGCTGAAGAAGGTGCTCAACGAGGATGAGACCCGCAAGAAGCTGGCCAAGGAGAACGAGCTGTTCGCCATCCAGCAGGCGGCGGCCAGTGGCCCGGTCTTCCTGCCGCCCCTGCGCctccagcaccagcaccacccgTTGATGCAGAAG CCCACCGCCGGTGGACAGCCAGGAAAACGGGGCAGGAGTCCGTCGCCGCcgagccagcagcagcaggcttACTACAAGAGCGCGGCCAGCTACGCCCAGCAGA AACACGATGACTACCGTCGTGCCGCGGACTATGCTAGATTATCATGGAACA AGACCACGGCACAGTATCCGGGCACAAACACGGTATTCTACCAGACGGCCCCCGCTCCGCCGACGACGTCCATCTACAACTACAACCTTCCCTTGCGCCAGGCATACCACGTGGAGCTGCCCAGCGCCACGGTCAGCAAGCCACCGGACTCACAGTCGCCCAAGGCGCCGTCGCAAGGCCAGCCGATGCAGGTGCTCCACATCAATCTCGACCAGCCGGCCATCTCGCAGGCCGACCTGGTGGCCCAAGCCGGCGGCAGCATTTCCGTGAAGACCTCCCAGCCGCAGGTGACCATGGAGAAGCTGCCCGACCGCTACCACATCGAGGTCAAGCACGACGGCCAGCCACCGAGCCACGTTCCACCTCCGCCGCACCTGCTGTCGGAGGGCGTCATCTACAAGCCGCTGCTCAGCGAACTCTCGCTGCATCCCAACGTCCTGCAGATAAGCAGCAGCCAG TTTCCTCCACAGAATCCCAAGGTGGCGGGAAGCATCACACAGGGCTATGCACCCGGACGGGGTGGATCCGCCCACGAACAGCAGCTGGCGCGGCAGCAGTTGGCCA
- the LOC128255918 gene encoding G protein pathway suppressor 2 isoform X1 encodes MPPASAVNNSNAAAQAAKAERAEKLRGALKGFIVSDRQRRQEEFEAQCEEQRLRQEREEVERQNQEALEDTRDQITRLDEQLADLHSQKHQLTVQLKKVLNEDETRKKLAKENELFAIQQAAASGPVFLPPLRLQHQHHPLMQKPTAGGQPGKRGRSPSPPSQQQQAYYKSAASYAQQKHDDYRRAADYARLSWNKTTAQYPGTNTVFYQTAPAPPTTSIYNYNLPLRQAYHVELPSATVSKPPDSQSPKAPSQGQPMQVLHINLDQPAISQADLVAQAGGSISVKTSQPQVTMEKLPDRYHIEVKHDGQPPSHVPPPPHLLSEGVIYKPLLSELSLHPNVLQISSSQNPKVAGSITQGYAPGRGGSAHEQQLARQQLAMLPGQPGAPSGSVSGSAQPPPGQQMHYTRRLY; translated from the exons ATGCCGCCAGCATCAGCGGTGAACAACAGCAACGCGGCCGCCCAGGCGGCAAAGGCCGAACGGGCGGAGAAGCTGCGAGGAGCCCTGAAGGGTTTCATCGTCTCGGACCGTCAGCGACGCCAGGAGGAGTTCGAGGCGCAGTGTGAGGAGCAGAGGCTGCGCCAGGAGCGGGAGGAGGTGGAGCGCCAGAACCAGGAGGCGTTGGAGGACACACGTGACCAGATCACCCGCCTGGACGAGCAACTGGCCGATCTGCACAGCCAGAAGCACCAGCTCACCGTCCAGCTGAAGAAGGTGCTCAACGAGGATGAGACCCGCAAGAAGCTGGCCAAGGAGAACGAGCTGTTCGCCATCCAGCAGGCGGCGGCCAGTGGCCCGGTCTTCCTGCCGCCCCTGCGCctccagcaccagcaccacccgTTGATGCAGAAG CCCACCGCCGGTGGACAGCCAGGAAAACGGGGCAGGAGTCCGTCGCCGCcgagccagcagcagcaggcttACTACAAGAGCGCGGCCAGCTACGCCCAGCAGA AACACGATGACTACCGTCGTGCCGCGGACTATGCTAGATTATCATGGAACA AGACCACGGCACAGTATCCGGGCACAAACACGGTATTCTACCAGACGGCCCCCGCTCCGCCGACGACGTCCATCTACAACTACAACCTTCCCTTGCGCCAGGCATACCACGTGGAGCTGCCCAGCGCCACGGTCAGCAAGCCACCGGACTCACAGTCGCCCAAGGCGCCGTCGCAAGGCCAGCCGATGCAGGTGCTCCACATCAATCTCGACCAGCCGGCCATCTCGCAGGCCGACCTGGTGGCCCAAGCCGGCGGCAGCATTTCCGTGAAGACCTCCCAGCCGCAGGTGACCATGGAGAAGCTGCCCGACCGCTACCACATCGAGGTCAAGCACGACGGCCAGCCACCGAGCCACGTTCCACCTCCGCCGCACCTGCTGTCGGAGGGCGTCATCTACAAGCCGCTGCTCAGCGAACTCTCGCTGCATCCCAACGTCCTGCAGATAAGCAGCAGCCAG AATCCCAAGGTGGCGGGAAGCATCACACAGGGCTATGCACCCGGACGGGGTGGATCCGCCCACGAACAGCAGCTGGCGCGGCAGCAGTTGGCCA